A window of the Kineococcus mangrovi genome harbors these coding sequences:
- a CDS encoding DUF3040 domain-containing protein, which produces MPLSEHEQRLLEQMERALSADDPKFANAMKGSRHGRAARRRLLIGIAAVVVGLVLLIIGASTSQIWLGAGGFIVMLAGTIWAFSPARGTTGAAGGQPPTTGAPRPPRTGKSRRSGSFMERFEQRWDRRRGQW; this is translated from the coding sequence GTGCCGCTCTCGGAGCATGAGCAGCGTCTGCTCGAGCAGATGGAACGTGCGCTGTCCGCGGACGATCCCAAGTTCGCCAACGCCATGAAAGGTTCCCGCCACGGACGCGCCGCCAGGCGTCGTCTCCTCATCGGCATCGCTGCCGTCGTGGTGGGCCTCGTGCTCCTCATCATCGGGGCCAGCACGAGTCAGATCTGGTTGGGGGCGGGCGGTTTCATCGTCATGCTCGCCGGCACGATCTGGGCCTTCTCACCGGCTCGGGGAACGACGGGCGCGGCCGGTGGGCAGCCTCCCACCACGGGCGCTCCGCGTCCGCCGCGGACGGGGAAGTCGCGGCGCAGCGGATCGTTCATGGAACGGTTCGAGCAGCGCTGGGACCGCAGACGCGGTCAGTGGTGA
- the dinB gene encoding DNA polymerase IV, which yields MSRRQLVRPDPSSGGGLGDDDTGCTVLHVDMDAFYASVELLRRPDLLGTPVIVGGGDRGVVLSATYEARRYGVHAAMPMARARRLCPAATVLAPHHEDYSRISAGVMEVFRAVTPVVEPLSLDEAFLDVSGAVRRLGSPTRIGELLRDRVADEQGITCSVGVASTKFVAKLASGGAKPDGLLVVPHAQTVPFLHALPVAALWGVGERTAEALGRLGLGTVADIAHTPLATLVRGLGESTGRHLHALAWGRDERRVVASVPERSIGSEETFPRDVDDPRFVHRELLRLAERTASRARAQGVAGRTVVLKVRFADFTTITRSRTLRERTDVTREIHATARDLFDGLALERARLRLVGVRLEGLADSATAPRQLVLGERAHGWRDADGAVDRASARFGAGSVRPATLLGPR from the coding sequence GTGAGCCGCCGTCAGCTCGTGCGCCCGGACCCCTCGAGCGGTGGGGGCCTGGGCGACGACGACACCGGGTGCACGGTGCTGCACGTCGACATGGACGCGTTCTACGCCTCCGTCGAACTGCTCCGCCGGCCCGACCTGCTCGGCACCCCCGTCATCGTCGGCGGGGGCGACCGGGGCGTGGTGCTGTCGGCCACCTACGAGGCGCGCCGGTACGGCGTCCACGCGGCGATGCCGATGGCCCGCGCCCGGCGGCTGTGCCCGGCCGCGACCGTCCTCGCGCCCCACCACGAGGACTACTCCCGGATCTCGGCGGGGGTCATGGAGGTGTTCCGCGCGGTCACCCCCGTCGTCGAACCGCTCAGCCTCGACGAGGCGTTCCTCGACGTGTCCGGCGCGGTCCGCCGGCTCGGCAGCCCCACCCGGATCGGTGAGCTGCTGCGCGACCGGGTCGCCGACGAGCAGGGCATCACCTGCTCGGTGGGGGTGGCCTCGACGAAGTTCGTCGCCAAGCTGGCCTCCGGCGGGGCCAAGCCCGACGGGCTGCTGGTCGTCCCGCACGCCCAGACGGTGCCCTTCCTGCACGCCCTGCCCGTCGCGGCGTTGTGGGGAGTCGGGGAGCGCACCGCCGAGGCGCTGGGGCGGCTCGGGCTGGGCACGGTCGCCGACATCGCGCACACCCCCCTCGCCACGCTGGTCCGCGGGCTGGGCGAGTCGACCGGCCGGCACCTGCACGCCCTGGCCTGGGGGCGGGACGAACGCCGTGTCGTCGCCTCGGTCCCCGAACGCAGCATCGGCTCGGAGGAGACGTTCCCCCGGGACGTCGACGACCCCCGGTTCGTGCACCGCGAGCTGCTGCGCCTGGCCGAGCGGACCGCCTCCCGGGCCCGGGCCCAGGGGGTGGCCGGGCGGACGGTCGTCCTGAAGGTCCGGTTCGCCGACTTCACGACGATCACCCGCTCCCGCACCCTGCGCGAACGCACCGACGTGACCCGCGAGATCCACGCCACCGCGCGCGACCTGTTCGACGGTCTCGCCCTGGAGCGGGCCCGGTTGCGGCTCGTCGGCGTCCGGCTCGAGGGGTTGGCGGACTCGGCCACGGCACCGCGGCAGCTGGTCCTGGGGGAGCGCGCCCACGGCTGGCGCGACGCCGACGGGGCGGTGGACCGCGCGAGCGCCCGCTTCGGTGCCGGGAGTGTGAGACCGGCCACCCTGCTGGGGCCCCGGTGA